The following are encoded together in the Drosophila biarmipes strain raj3 chromosome 3L, RU_DBia_V1.1, whole genome shotgun sequence genome:
- the LOC108035250 gene encoding CTP synthase isoform X3, with protein MAPKKSTIVLNVEQFIHDIEERPAIWNRNFHCNKAFLEQMWDELSGAHKLPSEVYVLDDGAEVDLDLGNYERFLDVTLHRDNNITTGKIYKLVIEKERTGEYLGKTVQVVPHITDAIQEWVERVAQTPVQGSSKPQVCIVELGGTIGDIEGMPFVEAFRQFQFRVKRENFCLAHVSLVPLPKATGEPKTKPTQSSVRELRGCGLSPDLIVCRSEKPIGLEVKEKISNFCHVGPDQVICIHDLNSIYHVPLLMEQNGVIEYLNERLQLNIDMSKRTKCLQQWRDLARRTETVRREVTIAVVGKYTKFTDSYASVVKALQHAALAANRKLELVFIESCQLEEETLQSEPSKYHKEWQKLCESDGILVPGGFGSRGMEGKIRACQWARENRKPLLGICLGLQAAVIEFARSKLDLKDANTTEIDPNTANALVIDMPEHHTGQLGGTMRLGKRTTVFSEGPSVIRQLYGNPKTVEERHRHRYEVNPKYVPRLEEQGMRFVGTDEDKTRMEIIELSGHPYFVATQYHPEYLSRPLKPSPPFLGLILASVDRLSQYIQRGCRLSPRQLSDASSDEEESVVGLAGATKSLRSLKLPGTPKNGISNGCNGSSSTSDGEGACGGVDLTNGH; from the exons ATGGCGCCAAAAAAATCAACCATTGTGCTCAATGTGGAGCAGTTTATTCACGACATCGAGGAGCGTCCGGCCATCTGGAACCGCAACTTCCACTGCAACAAGGCCTTCCTCGAGCAGATGTGGGACGAGCTGAGCGGCGCGCACAAGCTGCCGA GTGAGGTTTACGTTCTGGATGATGGCGCCGAGGTGGATCTGGATCTGGGAAACTATGAAAGATTTCTGGATGTCACCCTGCATCGGGATAATAACATAACCACGGGCAAGATTTACAAGCTGGTCATCGAGAAGGAGCGCACTGGCGAGTACTTGGGCAAAACCGTTCAGG TTGTCCCCCACATCACGGATGCCATCCAGGAATGGGTGGAGCGTGTGGCCCAGACACCTGTGCAGGGCTCCTCAAAGCCACAGGTGTGCATTGTGGAATTGGGAGGAACCATCGGCGATATCGAGGGCATGCCCTTCGTGGAGGCCTTCCGTCAGTTTCAGTTCCGCGTCAAGAGGGAGAACTTCTGCTTGGCCCATGTATCTTTGGTTCCCTTGCCCAAGGCCACCGGTGAGCCAAAGACAAAGCCCACTCAAAGTTCGGTGAGGGAACTCAGAGGTTGCGGCCTAAGTCCCGATTTGATTGTCTGCCGTTCGGAGAAACCCATCGGGCTGGAGGTCAAGGAGAAGATCAGCAACTTCTGTCACGTGGGTCCGGATCAGGTTATATGCATCCATGATCTGAACTCAATTTACCATGTGCCGCTGCTTATGGAGCAGAACGGCGTGATTGAGTACCTCAACGAGCGACTGCAGCTTAACATTGACATGAGCAAGAGGACCAA ATGTCTCCAGCAATGGCGTGATTTGGCCCGTCGCACGGAAACCGTTCGTCGAGAGGTCACCATTGCCGTGGTGGGCAAGTACACTAAGTTCACGGATTCGTATGCCTCCGTGGTGAAGGCCCTTCAACATGCCGCCCTCGCTGCAAACCGCAAACTGGAACTGGTCTTCATCGAATCGTGCCAGTTGGAGGAGGAAACTCTGCAGTCGGAGCCGAGCAAATACCACAAGGAGTGGCAGAAGCTGTGCGAGAGCGATGGCATCCTGGTGCCCGGTGGCTTCGGTTCCCGTGGCATGGAGGGCAAAATCCGGGCCTGTCAGTGGGCGAGAGAGAATCGAAAGCCGTTGCTGGGCATCTGCCTGGGTCTGCAGGCGGCGGTGATTGAATTTGCCCGCAGTAAGCTGGATCTTAAGGATGCCAACACCACGGAAATCGACCCGAACACAGCCAACGCCTTGGTCATCGACATGCCGGAGCACCATACGGGTCAATTGGGCGGCACTATGCGTTTGGGCAAACGGACTACGGTCTTCTCTGAAGGTCCTAGTGTCATCCGTCAGTTGTATGGTAATCCCAAGACGGTGGAGGAGCGACATCGACATCGTTACGAGGTTAATCCCAAATATGTACCCCGGCTGGAGGAGCAGGGCATGCGATTTGTGGGCACCGATGAGGACAAGACAAGGATGGAAATTATTGAGCTGAGTGGACATCCGTATTTCGTGGCCACGCAATACCATCCGGAGTACTTGTCGCGACCCTTGAAGCCATCGCCACCGTTCCTCGGCCTGATCCTGGCCTCCGTGGATCGTTTGTCTCAATATATTCAGCGCGGTTGCCGCCTGTCCCCGCGCCAGCTGTCCGATGCCTCATCGGATGAGGAGGAGAGTGTGGTGGGCTTGGCCGGTGCAACGAAATCGCTCAGATCCTTGAAGCTCCCCGGCACACCCAAAAATGGAATTTCAAATGGCTGCAATGGTAGCTCCAGCACGTCCGACGGCGAAGGCGCCTGCGGAGGTGTTGATCTTACCAACGGCCATTAA
- the LOC108035250 gene encoding CTP synthase isoform X1, translating into MKYILVTGGVISGVGKGVIASSFGTLLKSCGLDVTSIKIDPYINIDAGTFSPYEHGEVYVLDDGAEVDLDLGNYERFLDVTLHRDNNITTGKIYKLVIEKERTGEYLGKTVQVVPHITDAIQEWVERVAQTPVQGSSKPQVCIVELGGTIGDIEGMPFVEAFRQFQFRVKRENFCLAHVSLVPLPKATGEPKTKPTQSSVRELRGCGLSPDLIVCRSEKPIGLEVKEKISNFCHVGPDQVICIHDLNSIYHVPLLMEQNGVIEYLNERLQLNIDMSKRTKCLQQWRDLARRTETVRREVTIAVVGKYTKFTDSYASVVKALQHAALAANRKLELVFIESCQLEEETLQSEPSKYHKEWQKLCESDGILVPGGFGSRGMEGKIRACQWARENRKPLLGICLGLQAAVIEFARSKLDLKDANTTEIDPNTANALVIDMPEHHTGQLGGTMRLGKRTTVFSEGPSVIRQLYGNPKTVEERHRHRYEVNPKYVPRLEEQGMRFVGTDEDKTRMEIIELSGHPYFVATQYHPEYLSRPLKPSPPFLGLILASVDRLSQYIQRGCRLSPRQLSDASSDEEESVVGLAGATKSLRSLKLPGTPKNGISNGCNGSSSTSDGEGACGGVDLTNGH; encoded by the exons ATGAAGTACATCCTGGTCACTGGCGGCGTCATCAGCGGCGTGGGCAAGGGCGTGATAGCCTCCTCGTTCGGCACCCTGCTCAAGTCCTGCGGCCTGGACGTCACCTCCATAAAGATCGACCCGTACATCAACATCGATGCTGGAACCTTTTCGCCCTACGAGCATG GTGAGGTTTACGTTCTGGATGATGGCGCCGAGGTGGATCTGGATCTGGGAAACTATGAAAGATTTCTGGATGTCACCCTGCATCGGGATAATAACATAACCACGGGCAAGATTTACAAGCTGGTCATCGAGAAGGAGCGCACTGGCGAGTACTTGGGCAAAACCGTTCAGG TTGTCCCCCACATCACGGATGCCATCCAGGAATGGGTGGAGCGTGTGGCCCAGACACCTGTGCAGGGCTCCTCAAAGCCACAGGTGTGCATTGTGGAATTGGGAGGAACCATCGGCGATATCGAGGGCATGCCCTTCGTGGAGGCCTTCCGTCAGTTTCAGTTCCGCGTCAAGAGGGAGAACTTCTGCTTGGCCCATGTATCTTTGGTTCCCTTGCCCAAGGCCACCGGTGAGCCAAAGACAAAGCCCACTCAAAGTTCGGTGAGGGAACTCAGAGGTTGCGGCCTAAGTCCCGATTTGATTGTCTGCCGTTCGGAGAAACCCATCGGGCTGGAGGTCAAGGAGAAGATCAGCAACTTCTGTCACGTGGGTCCGGATCAGGTTATATGCATCCATGATCTGAACTCAATTTACCATGTGCCGCTGCTTATGGAGCAGAACGGCGTGATTGAGTACCTCAACGAGCGACTGCAGCTTAACATTGACATGAGCAAGAGGACCAA ATGTCTCCAGCAATGGCGTGATTTGGCCCGTCGCACGGAAACCGTTCGTCGAGAGGTCACCATTGCCGTGGTGGGCAAGTACACTAAGTTCACGGATTCGTATGCCTCCGTGGTGAAGGCCCTTCAACATGCCGCCCTCGCTGCAAACCGCAAACTGGAACTGGTCTTCATCGAATCGTGCCAGTTGGAGGAGGAAACTCTGCAGTCGGAGCCGAGCAAATACCACAAGGAGTGGCAGAAGCTGTGCGAGAGCGATGGCATCCTGGTGCCCGGTGGCTTCGGTTCCCGTGGCATGGAGGGCAAAATCCGGGCCTGTCAGTGGGCGAGAGAGAATCGAAAGCCGTTGCTGGGCATCTGCCTGGGTCTGCAGGCGGCGGTGATTGAATTTGCCCGCAGTAAGCTGGATCTTAAGGATGCCAACACCACGGAAATCGACCCGAACACAGCCAACGCCTTGGTCATCGACATGCCGGAGCACCATACGGGTCAATTGGGCGGCACTATGCGTTTGGGCAAACGGACTACGGTCTTCTCTGAAGGTCCTAGTGTCATCCGTCAGTTGTATGGTAATCCCAAGACGGTGGAGGAGCGACATCGACATCGTTACGAGGTTAATCCCAAATATGTACCCCGGCTGGAGGAGCAGGGCATGCGATTTGTGGGCACCGATGAGGACAAGACAAGGATGGAAATTATTGAGCTGAGTGGACATCCGTATTTCGTGGCCACGCAATACCATCCGGAGTACTTGTCGCGACCCTTGAAGCCATCGCCACCGTTCCTCGGCCTGATCCTGGCCTCCGTGGATCGTTTGTCTCAATATATTCAGCGCGGTTGCCGCCTGTCCCCGCGCCAGCTGTCCGATGCCTCATCGGATGAGGAGGAGAGTGTGGTGGGCTTGGCCGGTGCAACGAAATCGCTCAGATCCTTGAAGCTCCCCGGCACACCCAAAAATGGAATTTCAAATGGCTGCAATGGTAGCTCCAGCACGTCCGACGGCGAAGGCGCCTGCGGAGGTGTTGATCTTACCAACGGCCATTAA
- the LOC108035250 gene encoding uncharacterized protein LOC108035250 isoform X2: MAPKKSTIVLNVEQFIHDIEERPAIWNRNFHCNKAFLEQMWDELSGAHKLPKIVLKAKWKGLRDNFRVEYKRIPRADNGDFMVDPATFESKWLHYYALLFLTDHMRHRLPKNEQDQSFYFNQQSEDCEKTVVEPDLTNGLIRRLQDSDEDYDEEDMEAEADGEASEATMEEAMPTPPAAHQMNQVSTTPLATGALRAQEEAHQHALIKAGLLRAQLMELEKEAEDLSKKPPPAQAQQQHQPSPAAPLLQMLVEPPAAHCSPPPVVTTTSAQVQQPGSAAVLAPATTTSASSVSSNGAPMGGKRSVSPPPLYNKAHHPLATLAAAHHAAKERNEDFGASSAVGGTGDHLSFTQHSYANGLIPALKLKRPRLSEDSNFNGSSTMDAPLVPEDDDYHYLLSLHPYMKQLTAAQKLRIRTKIQKLIFKELYKEDLEESK; the protein is encoded by the exons ATGGCGCCAAAAAAATCAACCATTGTGCTCAATGTGGAGCAGTTTATTCACGACATCGAGGAGCGTCCGGCCATCTGGAACCGCAACTTCCACTGCAACAAGGCCTTCCTCGAGCAGATGTGGGACGAGCTGAGCGGCGCGCACAAGCTGCCGA AGATCGTGCTCAAGGCCAAGTGGAAGGGACTGCGGGACAATTTCCGCGTGGAGTACAAGAGGATACCTCGGGCGGATAACGGGGATTTTATGGTGGATCCCGCCACCTTCGAGTCCAAGTGGCTGCACTATTACGCTCTGCTGTTTCTAA CTGATCACATGCGCCATCGTTTGCCCAAAAACGAACAGGATCAGTCCTTCTACTTCAATCAGCAGAGCGAGGATTGCGAAAAGACGGTGGTGGAGCCGGATTTGACCAACGGTTTGATTCGTCGCCTGCAGGACAGCGACGAGGATTACGACGAGGAGGATATGGAGGCGGAGGCAGACGGAGAGGCCAGCGAAGCAACCATGGAGGAGGCCATGCCCACGCCACCGGCTGCCCACCAAATGAACCAAGTGAGCACCACGCCACTGGCCACGGGTGCTCTTAGAGCCCAGGAGGAAGCCCATCAGCATGCTCTGATCAAGGCGGGATTACTGCGCGCCCAGTTGATGGAGCTGGAGAAGGAGGCCGAGGATCTGAGCAAGAAACCACCGCCAGCGCaagcacagcagcagcatcagccaTCTCCAGCGGCTCCCTTGCTGCAAATGCTGGTGGAACCACCGGCTGCGCATTGCTCTCCGCCGCCAGTGGTGACCACCACATCCGCACAAGTACAACAACCAGGATCAGCAGCTGTTTTGGCCCCGGCCACGACCACATCCGCATCATCAGTGTCCTCCAATGGAGCGCCAATGGGGGGCAAGAGATCTGTGTCGCCACCGCCACTCTACAATAAAGCACACCATCCGCTGGCCACCCTGGCAGCAGCTCACCATGCGGCCAAAGAGAGAAATGAGGATTTCGGAGCCTCCTCCGCAGTGGGCGGAACCGGCGATCATCTCAGCTTCACCCAACACTCCTATGCTAATGGACTGATACCCGCCCTCAAGCTGAAGCGACCACGCCTCTCCGAGGATAGCAACTTCAATGGATCCTCCACCATGGATGCTCCGCTCGTGCCCGAGGACGATGACTACCACTACTTGCTGAGCCTGCATCCGTACATGAAGCAGTTGACCGCAGCTCAGAAGCTCCGCATACGCACCAAGATACAAAAGCTCATCTTCAAGGAGCTCTACAAGGAGGATCTCGAGGAGTCCAAGTAG